One Salvia splendens isolate huo1 chromosome 12, SspV2, whole genome shotgun sequence genomic window carries:
- the LOC121759224 gene encoding leishmanolysin-like peptidase — protein sequence MELRVRCNRCAGEVSSLPRFELNLTGICLKILLVLLLLEAAFVTTEGFQSQRRVLDKDKDNILSHSCIHDQIIEQRKRPGRKVYSVSAQVYVEPDISKSLKRKGRELLGVSELPVWHTEAKQPIRIYLNYDAVGHSSDRDCRNVGDIVKLGEPAGAFYSGAPSCNPQADPPIYGDCWYNCTLDDIAEEDKKLRLHKALGQTADWFKRALSVEPVRGNLRLSGYSACGQDGGVQLPREYVEEGVAYADLVLLVTTRPTTGNTLAWAVACERDQWGRAIAGHVNVAPRHLTAEAESLLSATLIHEVMHVLGFDPHAFAHFRDERKRRRIQITEQVMDEKLGRMVTRVVLPRVIMHSRYHYGAFSENFTGLELEDGGGRGTSGSHWEKRLLMNEIMTGSVDTRSVVSKMTLALLEDSGWYQANYSMEEHLDWGHNQGTDFVTLPCNHWKGAYLCNSTQFSGCTYNREAEGYCPIVNYSRDLPQWARYFSQANKGGQSSLADYCTYFVAYSDGSCTDISSARAPDSMLGEVRGSNSRCMASNLVRTGFVRALTSLGNGCYQHRCLNNSLEIAVDGLWKVCPQAGGPIKFSGFNGELICPAYHELCNVNPAPVSGQCPNSCHFNGDCIDGRCQCFLGFEGHDCSQRSCPNNCGGRGKCLREGVCNCQPGYTGIDCSTATCDEQCSLHGGVCDNGVCEFRCSDYAGYTCQNSSTLLPSLSVCKSVLENDMSGQHCAPSELSILQQLEEVVVMPNYHRLFPGGPRKFLNYIRGRDCDGAAKRLACWISIQKCERNEDNRLRVCHSACQSYNLACGASLDCSDQTLFSNEEEGEGLCTGWVN from the exons ATGGAGTTGAGGGTTCGATGTAACCGATGCGCTGGAGAGGTTTCTTCACTCCCGAGATTTGAACTGAATCTTACTGGCATTTGCCTCAAG ATATTATTGGTGTTACTTCTGTTGGAAGCAGCTTTTGTAACAACCGAAGGATTCCAATCTCAAAGAAGAGTACTTGATAAAGACAAAGATAACATACTATCACATTCGTGCATTCACGATCAAATTATCGAGCAAAGGAAGAGACCTGGACGCAAGGTTTATTCCGTGTCTGCTCAGGTCTATGTTGAGCCTGATATTTCCAAGTCCCTAAAGAGAAAGGGACGTGAACTGCTTGGTGTTTCTGAATTGCCAGTGTGGCATACAGAAGCTAAGCAACCCATTAGAATTTACTTAAATTATGATGCTGTAGGGCATTCTTCAGATAGGGACTGCCGGAATGTGGGGGACATTGTAAAG TTGGGGGAACCAGCTGGAGCCTTTTACTCTGGTGCACCATCTTGTAACCCTCAAGCAGATCCTCCTATTTATGGGGACTGTTGGTATAATTGTACACTAGATGACATAGCTGAGGAGGACAAGAAACTTCGCCTTCACAAG GCTCTTGGGCAAACAGCAGATTGGTTCAAAAGAGCGCTCTCTGTTGAGCCTGTGAGGGGGAACTTGCGGTTGAGTGGATACTCTGCTTGCGGTCAAGACGGAGGTGTGCAACTTCCTAGAGAATATGTCGAAG AAGGTGTAGCCTATGCAGATTTAGTTCTATTGGTTACTACAAGACCAACAACTGGAAACACACTTGCTTGGGCTGTTGCATGTGAACGAGATCAATGGGGCCGTGCTATTGCTG GACATGTGAATGTTGCACCTCGGCACTTGACTGCTGAAGCGGAGTCATTACTTTCAGCTACACTAATCCATGAG GTTATGCATGTTCTTGGATTCGATCCCCATGCCTTTGCTCACTTTCGAGATGAAAGGAAAAGAAGGCGTATCCag ATAACAGAACAAGTCATGGATGAAAAACTAGGACGGATGGTAACAAGAGTGGTGCTTCCTCGAGTTATAATGCACTCTCGCTATCACTACGGG GCTTTCTCAGAGAATTTTACCGGTTTGGAGCTTGAAGATGGTGGTGGGCGTGGTACATCAG GATCTCATTGGGAGAAAAGACTTCTAATGAATGAGATTATGACGGGCTCAGTTGATACAAGATCGGTTGTTTCTAAGATGACACTCGCTTTACTTGAGGACAGTGGATGGTACCAGGCTAATTACAGCATGGAAGAACATCTTGACTGGGGCCACAACCAGGGAACTGATTTTGTCACTTTGCCCTGCAATCATTGGAAGGGTGCATATCTCTGCAATTCGACACAGTTTTCTGGATGTACATACAATAGGGAGGCAGAAGGCTATTGTCCTATTGTAAACTACAGTCGTGATCTTCCGCAGTGGGCTCGCTACTTTTCACAAGCTAATAAAG GCGGTCAGTCATCATTGGCTGATTATTGCACTTATTTTGTAGCATATTCTGACGGTTCATGTACGGATATTAGCAGTGCTAGGGCACCTGACAGTATGTTGGGTGAAGTGCGGGGAAGTAATTCAAG ATGCATGGCCTCAAATTTAGTGCGAACTGGGTTCGTTAGAGCGTTGACTAGCCTGGGAAATGGTTGTTATCAGCACAGATGTTTAAACAACTCATTGGAG ATTGCGGTGGATGGACTTTGGAAAGTATGTCCTCAAGCTGGTGGACCCATTAAATTTTCTGGCTTTAATG GTGAGCTGATCTGCCCTGCATATCATGAACTCTGCAACGTAAATCCTGCCCCTGTATCTGGTCAATGTCCTAATTCCTGTCATTTTAACGGCGATTGCATTGACGGAAGATGCCAGTGCTTTTTGGGGTTCGAGGGTCATGATTGTAGCCAGC GATCTTGCCCTAACAATTGTGGGGGTCGAGGCAAGTGCCTTAGGGAAGGTGTTTGCAATTGTCAACCCGGGTACACTGGAATTGACTGCTCTACAG CCACTTGTGACGAACAATGCAGTCTTCATGGTGGGGTCTGTGACAATGGTGTCTGTGAGTTTCGTTGCTCGGACTATGCTGGCTACACATGCCAGAACAGTTCCACGCTCCTCCCAAGTCTCTCAGTGTGCAAATCTGTCCTTGAGAACGATATGTCGGGGCAGCATTGTGCACCTAGTGAGCTAAGCATCCTACAACAGCTAGAAGAAGTTGTCGTGATGCCCAACTACCATCGTCTTTTCCCTGGTGGCCCACGTAAGTTTCTAAATTATATCAGAGGCAGAGACTGCGATGGAGCTGCCAAACGATTAGCTTGCTGG ATATCGATTCAAAAGTGTGAACGGAATGAGGACAACCGGCTACGAGTATGCCACTCTGCATGCCAATCGTACAACTTAGCGTGCGGGGCCTCACTAGATTGCTCGGACCAGACCCTATTTAGCAACGAAGAAGAGGGGGAAGGTTTATGCACGGGGTGGGTGAACTGA
- the LOC121759226 gene encoding pathogenesis-related thaumatin-like protein 3.5, with protein sequence MVGISQLLLQLFSIGLLRMASATIFTLQNSCSYTIWPGTLSGNGAAVLGGGGFALAPGDTVELPAPEGWSGRFWARTGCDFDDAGKGPCATGDCGGAIKCSGGGVPPVSLAEFTIGSGAAGKDFYDVSLVDGYNVGISVQASGGSGDCQSAGCVSDVNANCPRELQVVDGGGAVVACRSACTAFETPEFCCTGAHATSATCGPTSYSDMFKSACPTAYSYAYDDLSSTCTCTASDYLIVFCPST encoded by the exons ATGGTGGGCATATCCCAACTTCTTCTGCAGCTCTTCTCCATAG GTCTGTTGAGAATGGCCTCAGCAACGATCTTTACTCTCCAAAACAGCTGCAGTTATACAATCTGGCCCGGCACACTTTCCGGCAACGGCGCCGCCGTcctcggcggcggcggcttcGCACTGGCCCCCGGCGACACCGTCGAGCTCCCGGCCCCAGAGGGCTGGTCGGGCCGCTTCTGGGCCCGGACGGGCTGCGACTTCGACGACGCCGGAAAAGGGCCGTGCGCCACCGGCGACTGCGGCGGCGCGATTAAGTGCTCCGGCGGCGGCGTGCCGCCGGTGTCCCTGGCGGAGTTCACGATCGGCAGCGGGGCGGCGGGGAAGGACTTCTACGACGTGAGCCTGGTGGACGGGTACAATGTGGGGATATCGGTGCAGGCCTCCGGCGGCTCCGGCGACTGCCAGTCGGCCGGGTGCGTGTCGGACGTGAACGCGAACTGCCCGAGGGAGCTGCAGGTGGTGGACGGGGGCGGCGCGGTGGTGGCGTGCCGGAGCGCGTGCACGGCGTTCGAGACGCCCGAGTTCTGCTGCACTGGCGCCCACGCGACGTCGGCCACGTGCGGACCGACGTCGTACTCGGACATGTTCAAGAGCGCGTGCCCGACCGCGTATAGCTACGCGTACGATGATTTGTCGAGCACGTGCACTTGCACTGCCTCTGATTATTTGATCGTGTTTTGTCCTTCAACCTGA